GGATGTTGCCGCCCGTTCTGCTGCGAGACCACGGCATTACGATCAAGAACAAAATCATCAGAGCGGAAGTCGGCGGCAAAGAAATCAATCTCCTGAGCCGCGGGGAAAAAGAGGGGCGGGAAGTCATGATTGTCGGCGAGGCCAAGCTGCGCCTCGATGAGCGGCGGGAGAGCAAGAAGCCGGACGTCTTCGACGAATTGGAAGAAAAAGTTCAAGCCGTTCTGGCGGAATTTGGCCCGGCCGAGATCGTGAAGGTGTTGATCACGCACTACGCCACCAGGAAATTTCTCGATCTCGCGCGGGAAAAGGGCATCATCGTCGTGCAGAGATTCGAATGGTGAGCCGGGTGTCGTGCGCCGCGCCGGTTGGTAGAGCAGCCCGTGGGCAGGCTCGCCGAAGCGGGAATGGCTGCACTTCCCGCCGTTGGCGACGCGTGAATTTCCCTTCTTCGTTGTACTGAGTGAGAATCGTCAAAGATGAAGCGGAGCATGCCCGCAATTGCGCCTGGTGCAGCCTCGCCGCTTGGCCGGGCAAGCGAGCTCGTTCTGCGTCCCATGCGGAGCGAGGATTTGCCCGAGGTGGCTGCCATTGCGGCGCACAGTTTCACCGAGCCGTGGCCGGAGGAGTCATTTCGGGCGGAATTGGGATCAGCCCTCTCGCATGCCATCGTGCTCGAATGCGCCGGTGAAATTGCCGGTTTCATGGTCTTCTGGCTGGTGGCGGACGAGTGCGAGATTGCCAATGTGACCGTCAAAGAGGGCCATCGCCGCCGCGGTTTGGGGCGGAGGCTGCTCAACTATGCGTTGCAGCAGGCGCGGCAAAATCGCTGCACTGCTGCCTATCTCGAAGTTCGCCGCTCCAACCTGGCAGCGCAGCGGCTCTACACCAGCCTGGGCTTTGCGGTGCGCGGCGTGCGGCCGGGCTATTACGTTCGCGACGGCGAAGATGCGGTCGTGATGTGGAAGAACCTGAAAAGCGAATGATCATCTCTGAGAGAGGAGGATCGAGGTGGCATGGTTCAAGCGTGAAAGCAAGGGGTTGGTCTCGCAGCAGAAGAAGGACATGCCCGACCTGTGGGCCAAGTGTCCGGCGTGCGACGAGATCATCTACAAACCGGATCTGGAGAAGAACTTCTTTGTCTGCGCCAAATGCGGGTATCATTTTCGCGCCACCGCCCGCGCCTACCTCCGGTTTCTGTTGGATGAAGGCAGCTTCGAGGAATTCAACGCCAACATCGTGCCGGTCGACGTGCTGAAATTCAAGGGCATCAAAAAGTACGGTGATCAGCTCAAAGAAGCCGCGCGCAAGAGCGGCGTCTTCGATGCGGTGATCACCGGCTACGGCCGGCTGGCGGGCCAGCGGCTGGTGCTGGCAGCGATGGATTTCAGCTTCATCGGCGGCAGCATGGGCTCGGTGGTGGGCGAGAAAATCGCCCTGGCCGCGGATGAATCCTTGTATCGGCGGCAGCCGCTCATCATCATCTGCGCCTCCGGCGGGGCCCGCATGATGGAAGGCGCACTCTCCCTGATGCAAATGGCCAAGACTTCCGCGCGGCTGGCGCGGCTGGCCGACGCCCGTGTGCCATTTGTTTCGATTCTCACCCACCCCACCACCGGCGGTGTGACCGCCAGTTTTGCGATGCTGGGCGATGTCATCATTGCCGAGCCGGGCGCGCTCATCGGCTTTGCCGGCCCCCGCGTGATCAAGCAAACCATCGGGCAGGATTTGCCGGAGGGCTTTCAAACCGCCGAGTTTCTGCTCAAGCACGGTTTTGTTGATTTGATTTGTCCGCGGCCCGCGCTGCGCGACAATCTCACCAAGCTGCTGCGTGTCATGGTGAATGAATCCGCGGATGAGACCAAAGACGGCGCAGTGCGCTGGGCAGAAACCAACTCCAAGCCCGCCGGCCTGCAGACCGCCTGACCCCTGAGACAGTCATCGAACAAATCCAAGAGTTGCTCACCCGCCGCGACCAGGCCGGGTTCTCACCTGTGGAGAGGTGAACCCGCTTCGCCATGCCGGCGCGGCCATCCGCGACGACCATGAAACCTCACATTCTCCTGACCAATGATGACGGCATCTTCGCGCCCGGCCTGTACGCCTTGTATCAGACCCTCAAGAGCATTGCCGAGGTTTCGGTGGTGGCGCCGGACAGTGAGAAAAGCGCGGTCGGCCACGCCATCACACTTTCGGATCCCCTGCGGGTTTCGAAATTCGAAAAATTCGGCGAGTTCTTCGGTCATGCCGTCAAGGGCACGCCCGCCGATTGCGTGAAAATCGCCTATTACGCGCTGCTCGCGCGCAAGCCGGATTTGGTGGTCTCCGGCATCAACTACGGTTCCAACACCGGTATCAACATCATCTACTCCGGCACGGTTTCCGCCGCCACCGAAGGCATGCTGCTCGGCATTCCCGCTATTGCCATTTCCCTCACCACCTACACGGATGCGGACTTCACCTATGCCGCCAAATTGGGTGTGCGCTTGGCGGAAAAGGTGCTGGCGCAAGGCCTGCCCAAAGATACCCTGCTGAACGTCAACGTTCCCAACGTGCCGGAAAGCGAAATCCGCGGAATCGCCATCACGCGCATGGGCAATTCGACCTACAACGACAATTATGACCGCCGCGTCGATCCGCACAATCGTGTCTACTATTGGCTCACCGGCTCCAAAATCGAGGCCAACGAAGGCATCGAGTTCGATGACGGCGCCGTGCGGCAGAATCTGGTCTCGATTACGCCGATTCACTTCGATCTCACGAACTACCCGTATCTCGAGCGCCTGCGGGAATGGAAGCTGACGGTTTGACGCCGGGCGCGCCTGGCGGGCGTCGTTATTTTTCGCTTTGTTGCATCCGTGCAATTCGCTATTGTATCGCCATTTCGAATACCAGCCGGCGCCCGCGCCCGTTTTCCGGCGGCAGGTGGTCGCGTCCGCCGCCGCGCACACGCAGCGCCTCTCAGGCCATTCACTCTAACCATTAACCCAAGGGAGGAAGCCAGTGAGCTTCAAAGAAAGTTGGGGATCACGCGTCGGTCTCGTGCTCGCGATGGCGGGCAACGCCGTTGGTCTCGGCAACTTCCTGCGCTTTCCCGCGCGCGCCGTGGACAATGGCGGCGGGGCCTTCATCATCCCCTACCTCGTTTCGTTCCTGCTGATGGGGGTTCCCCTGCTGTGGGTCGAGTGGGCGATCGGAAGACACGGCGGCAAGTACGGCCATCACAGCGCGCCCGGCATGATGGATGCCCTGGGCGGCGGCAGGTGGTGGAAGTACATCGGCGTCTTCGGCATTTTCACCAATCTGGTGGTGGCGGCTTACTACTCCTATCTGGAATCCTGGACGCTGGGCTATGTTTGGTACTCGCTCACCGGCGCTTTTTCCGGCTTGCAGCCCGGGGAGGTGTCGGCCTTCTTCAACAACTATGTGGGCACCACCAACGGTTCGTTTTTCAACTTTCCACCGGCGGCGGTCTTTTTCTTTCTGATCACGCTCGGATTGAATGTCTGGATTCTCTCGCGCGGGCTGAGCAAAGGTGTCGAAATCGCCGCGAAGATCGGCATGCCGATGCTGATTCTGTTCGGCATTTTTCTCGCCATTCGCGCCCTCACCCTCGATGCCGGCGAGCACGGCGCCGTCAACGATGCCATCGTCGGCCTGAATTACTTGTGGACACCCCAATTTGATTCCTTGTCGAATCCGCGCGTGTGGATCGAAGCCGCCGGCCAAATCTTCTTCACCCTCTCGGTGGGCATGGGCTCGATTCACTGCTATGCCGCCTACTTGCGGGAGAAGGACGACATCGCCCTCAACGCCTCCTCCGCGGGCTGGATGAACGAGTTCGTCGAAGTGGTGCTGGGCGGTTCCATCGTCATTCCGATCGCGGTGGCCTACTTCAGCATGGAATGGATTCAAACGCCCGGCAATGTCGGTTTGACCATGGCCTTCCGCACCATGCCCAATCTTTTCCAAAACTGGGGCCCGTTCTTCGCAGCGCTCTCCGGGCTGGCCTGGTTTGGCCTGCTGTTCTTCGCCGGCATCACCAGTTCGCTGGCCATGGGCCAGCCGGTGATGGCGTTCATGCAGGACGAATTCAAGTACACGCGCAAACGTTCCGCACTGGTTTTCGGCTTCCTCACCTTCCTGCTCGCGCTGCCGACGATCTTCTTCTTCGGCTATGGCGCGTTCGGCGAATATGATGACTGGGTCGGCAGCTACTCGCTCGTCATTTTCGCGATGTTCGAGATCATCGCCTTTGCCTGGGTATTCGGCATCGACAAGGGGTGGGCGGAGATCAACCGCGGTGCCGACATCAAAGTGCCGCTGTTTTTCAAATTCGTCATCAAGTACATCACGCCCGTCTTCATCACCGCGGTGTTCGTCGGCTCATTGGTCAGCCCGGCCGGCGGTGATTGGGCGGCTGCGTTCGGCAAACTCTTCCAGGGCGAAGGCTGGCCGCTGGATGCCGGCAGCCTGCTCGGCAAAATCCTGCATGTTGGCTTTGAAGATACCAGTTGGTTCAAAGACGGCGAGCCGACCCGCGTCTTCATCGTCGATATGACCCGCACGCTGCTGCTCATCGTCTTTGCCGGCATCGCGCTGGCGGTACGCCACGCCTGGCAGCGCCGCGCCCGGAACGCATAAGGAGCCACGGCCATGTCAACTCTCGGTTTGATCACGATGCTGGCCGCCTGGACCATCATCGGTTTCATCACGATTCGCTTCTTCATCAAAGTGCTGACCACGCCGCAGCGCAAAGACTGAGGCCGGAAAGGCGGCGCAAACCACGATCGGCTGGTGCCGGTCGTGGTTTGCCGTTTTCCCGTAACCGCCATGCCGGTTTCGAGCCGGCCGGAACGCGATGCTGCGCATGTGAATTTTCACGAGATGATCACCGGCTTTGCGCATGTGTTTGGAAATGAAAAATGAATGCTCTCCCCATCATTCTGCTCGCGCTCGGCATGTACGCCATTGCCTACCGTTACTACAGCGCCTTCATTGCAGCCAAGATTCTCACGCTTGACGATCAACGCCTTACTCCCGCCCATCGCCTGTCCGACGGGCAGAATTATGTTCCCACCAACAAATGGGTTTTGTTCGGCCATCATTTCGCGGCGATTACCGGCGCCGGCCCGCTCATCGGTCCGGTGTTGGCCGCGCAGTTTGGCTTTCTGCCCGGCTTGCTTTGGCTGGTGATCGGCGTGTGCCTGGGCGGCGCCGTGCATGATTTCATCATTCTCGCTTCTTCGGTGCGCCACGATGGCAAATCCCTGGCGGAGATGGCGCGCACGGAAATCGGCTCGGTCACCGGCATCGTGACCGCCATCGCCATTCTCTTCATCATCATCATGGCGCTCGCCGGCCTCGGCCTGGCCGTGGTCAATGCGCTGCACGACAGCGCGTGGGGCACGTTCACCATTGCCACGACCATCCCGATCGCGCTGCTGATGGGGCTTTACATGTACCGTCTGCGCAAGGGCAAAATCGCGGAGGCCTCCGCCATCGGCGTGGTACTGCTCATTTTGGCGGTGGTGGCGGGCCGCTACGTGTCCGATTCCTCGCTGGCCTCGTTCTTCGCGCTGCCCAAGAATGAAATCACGCTCGCGATTGCCGTCTACGGCTTCATCGCCTCCATTTTGCCGGTGTGGATGCTGCTCTGCCCGCGTGACTATCTGAGTTCTTACATGAAAATCGGCACCATCGCCTTTCTGGTGATCGGCATCTTCGTGGT
The window above is part of the bacterium genome. Proteins encoded here:
- the rimI gene encoding ribosomal protein S18-alanine N-acetyltransferase; this translates as MPAIAPGAASPLGRASELVLRPMRSEDLPEVAAIAAHSFTEPWPEESFRAELGSALSHAIVLECAGEIAGFMVFWLVADECEIANVTVKEGHRRRGLGRRLLNYALQQARQNRCTAAYLEVRRSNLAAQRLYTSLGFAVRGVRPGYYVRDGEDAVVMWKNLKSE
- a CDS encoding sodium-dependent transporter yields the protein MAGNAVGLGNFLRFPARAVDNGGGAFIIPYLVSFLLMGVPLLWVEWAIGRHGGKYGHHSAPGMMDALGGGRWWKYIGVFGIFTNLVVAAYYSYLESWTLGYVWYSLTGAFSGLQPGEVSAFFNNYVGTTNGSFFNFPPAAVFFFLITLGLNVWILSRGLSKGVEIAAKIGMPMLILFGIFLAIRALTLDAGEHGAVNDAIVGLNYLWTPQFDSLSNPRVWIEAAGQIFFTLSVGMGSIHCYAAYLREKDDIALNASSAGWMNEFVEVVLGGSIVIPIAVAYFSMEWIQTPGNVGLTMAFRTMPNLFQNWGPFFAALSGLAWFGLLFFAGITSSLAMGQPVMAFMQDEFKYTRKRSALVFGFLTFLLALPTIFFFGYGAFGEYDDWVGSYSLVIFAMFEIIAFAWVFGIDKGWAEINRGADIKVPLFFKFVIKYITPVFITAVFVGSLVSPAGGDWAAAFGKLFQGEGWPLDAGSLLGKILHVGFEDTSWFKDGEPTRVFIVDMTRTLLLIVFAGIALAVRHAWQRRARNA
- the accD gene encoding acetyl-CoA carboxylase, carboxyltransferase subunit beta, which produces MAWFKRESKGLVSQQKKDMPDLWAKCPACDEIIYKPDLEKNFFVCAKCGYHFRATARAYLRFLLDEGSFEEFNANIVPVDVLKFKGIKKYGDQLKEAARKSGVFDAVITGYGRLAGQRLVLAAMDFSFIGGSMGSVVGEKIALAADESLYRRQPLIIICASGGARMMEGALSLMQMAKTSARLARLADARVPFVSILTHPTTGGVTASFAMLGDVIIAEPGALIGFAGPRVIKQTIGQDLPEGFQTAEFLLKHGFVDLICPRPALRDNLTKLLRVMVNESADETKDGAVRWAETNSKPAGLQTA
- the surE gene encoding 5'/3'-nucleotidase SurE encodes the protein MKPHILLTNDDGIFAPGLYALYQTLKSIAEVSVVAPDSEKSAVGHAITLSDPLRVSKFEKFGEFFGHAVKGTPADCVKIAYYALLARKPDLVVSGINYGSNTGINIIYSGTVSAATEGMLLGIPAIAISLTTYTDADFTYAAKLGVRLAEKVLAQGLPKDTLLNVNVPNVPESEIRGIAITRMGNSTYNDNYDRRVDPHNRVYYWLTGSKIEANEGIEFDDGAVRQNLVSITPIHFDLTNYPYLERLREWKLTV